A stretch of Bradyrhizobium sp. CCBAU 53338 DNA encodes these proteins:
- a CDS encoding adenylate/guanylate cyclase domain-containing protein has translation MKTEGQDMHAPDRISAATQADGVVDWLTNGTHNERFIDNIFAEMCIRIQQAGIPLKRSTLHVLIQHPQWLGARFMWSDGMREAEIARVDFDVRERSEYIGSPANEMQDGATEVRENLEQDPARGRKHALYDEMRAMGLTDYVAWPLYHTLGKRHLVTFATDRPGGFDAAHVAALKKLLPVLALVSEIRIKNRLARTLLETYVGSHAGELILAGATRRGTGTTVRAAIMICDLRDFTKISDNWPRDDVIDLLNDYFDAMSDPIARHGGEILKFIGDGLLAIFPLSQPDACANLLRAVTEARKAMAALNVRNDGTGRAPLNYGIGVHVGDVMYGNIGSSSRLDFTVIGPAVNMASRLEALTKQIGKRVLLSRDFAELVATEFALERVGQHAVRGFSEPIELFAFEPGERAD, from the coding sequence ATGAAGACCGAAGGCCAGGATATGCACGCGCCAGACAGGATTTCCGCTGCCACGCAAGCCGACGGCGTCGTCGACTGGCTGACCAACGGCACGCACAACGAGCGCTTCATCGACAACATCTTCGCGGAAATGTGCATTCGCATCCAGCAGGCCGGCATTCCGCTCAAGCGGTCGACGCTTCATGTCCTGATCCAGCATCCGCAATGGCTGGGGGCGCGGTTCATGTGGTCCGACGGCATGCGGGAGGCGGAGATCGCGCGGGTCGATTTCGACGTGCGGGAACGCTCCGAATATATCGGCAGCCCCGCCAACGAAATGCAGGACGGCGCGACAGAAGTACGCGAGAATCTGGAGCAGGATCCCGCGCGCGGCCGCAAGCATGCGCTTTATGACGAGATGCGGGCGATGGGGCTGACCGACTATGTCGCCTGGCCGCTCTACCACACCCTCGGCAAGCGCCATCTCGTCACCTTCGCAACCGATCGGCCCGGCGGCTTCGATGCGGCGCACGTCGCCGCACTGAAGAAATTGCTGCCGGTGCTGGCGCTGGTCAGCGAGATCCGCATCAAGAATCGCCTGGCGCGGACGCTGCTGGAGACCTATGTGGGTTCCCATGCCGGCGAGCTGATCCTCGCCGGTGCCACCCGGCGCGGCACCGGCACGACGGTGCGCGCCGCGATCATGATCTGCGACTTGCGCGACTTCACGAAAATCTCCGACAACTGGCCGCGTGACGACGTCATCGATCTCCTCAACGATTATTTCGACGCGATGTCCGACCCGATCGCGCGACACGGCGGCGAGATCCTGAAATTCATCGGCGACGGCCTGCTCGCGATCTTCCCGCTGAGCCAACCCGACGCCTGCGCCAACCTCTTGCGCGCCGTCACCGAGGCCCGTAAGGCCATGGCCGCGCTGAACGTGCGCAACGACGGCACGGGCCGCGCGCCGTTGAATTACGGCATCGGCGTTCATGTCGGCGACGTCATGTACGGCAATATCGGATCGTCGAGCCGCCTCGACTTCACCGTGATCGGTCCCGCCGTCAACATGGCCTCGCGGCTCGAGGCGCTCACCAAGCAGATCGGCAAGAGGGTGCTGCTGTCGCGCGACTTTGCCGAGCTCGTGGCGACGGAGTTCGCGCTCGAGCGGGTCGGCCAGCACGCGGTGCGCGGTTTCAGTGAGCCGATCGAGCTGTTTGCGTTTGAGCCGGGCGAACGCGCAGACTAA
- a CDS encoding HutD family protein yields the protein MKTTLLKSEDYTRSPWKNGGGILTDIADAHRPGAAVKDWDSLLWRFASTPIVAPGPFSYMPGIDRLQMVIAGRGLVLKAPGQEFDEREPFTTARFTGEMEIVTELEAGPVEVVNLMARRGAAEIELAALEEPGERSLPAGTHLVYAVSSDCGIRLNSEQFVIPAGSTLKIELTEPSKLALVSGLAVLGSIRPAG from the coding sequence ATGAAAACCACGCTGCTGAAATCCGAAGACTACACCCGCTCGCCCTGGAAGAACGGCGGCGGCATCCTGACCGATATCGCGGACGCGCATCGGCCAGGTGCGGCGGTGAAGGATTGGGACAGCCTGCTGTGGCGCTTCGCCTCGACGCCGATCGTGGCGCCGGGGCCTTTCTCCTACATGCCTGGCATCGACCGCTTGCAGATGGTGATCGCCGGGCGCGGACTGGTGTTGAAGGCTCCGGGCCAGGAGTTCGACGAGCGCGAGCCGTTCACCACCGCGCGCTTCACCGGCGAGATGGAGATCGTCACCGAGCTGGAGGCCGGCCCGGTCGAGGTCGTCAATCTGATGGCGCGGCGCGGTGCGGCGGAGATCGAGCTGGCGGCGCTTGAGGAGCCCGGCGAGCGGTCATTGCCTGCCGGAACGCATCTGGTCTATGCGGTATCAAGCGATTGCGGCATTCGACTCAATTCCGAGCAATTTGTCATCCCCGCCGGCAGCACGCTGAAGATCGAGCTGACGGAGCCGTCGAAGCTCGCGCTCGTCTCGGGGCTCGCCGTGCTGGGGTCGATTCGGCCCGCCGGCTAG